Proteins from one Setaria italica strain Yugu1 chromosome V, Setaria_italica_v2.0, whole genome shotgun sequence genomic window:
- the LOC101773803 gene encoding protein IWS1 homolog 1 has protein sequence MDDLFDEDGEALMDPDARDPSPEPEPYVGLEDDLGDGDDWNRERSPTPVHGDDGGAGSSSKPRKRLLKKGGGGGDGMPGDDGLEDFGLEDADADPAAEAKKRKGSSALRDLARGGAGKEKKEKKRRREDDGRGRDSGMAREKRGSGGGGRGGGGEVQDDGEREIQELWDTIAGGDSEDDQEGVRTVDDDNFIDDTGVDPADRYGSDNERHSPGRYAQAEEGEEDDEIERLFKGNNKKKKNDRPRADIGLIVEQFIAEFEVAAEEDANLNRQSKPAINKLVKLPLLIDVLSKKNLQQEFLDHGVLTLLKNWLEPLPDGSMPNMNIRSAVLKLLADFPIDLEQHDRREQLKKSGLGKVIMFLSKSDEETTANRKLAKELVDKWSRPIFNKSTRFEDMRRYDDERAPYRRPQMKKPSSSSSGMESRDDDLDADFSQRKSGQSSSRQHASRPEASPLDFVIRPQSKIDPEQIRARAKQAVQDQRRLKMNKKLQQLKAPKKKNLQASKLSVEGRGMVKYL, from the exons atggaCGA CCTCTtcgacgaggacggcgaggcGCTCATGGACCCCGATGCGCGGGATCCTTCCCCCGAGCCGGAGCCCTACGTGGGCCTAGAGGACGAcctgggcgacggcgacgactggAACCGCGAGCGCTCCCCGACCCCCGtccacggcgacgacggcggggcGGGATCCTCCTCCAAGCCCCGGAAGCGTCTCCTcaagaagggcggcggcggcggcgatggcatgCCTGGCGACGACGGGCTGGAGGACTTTGGGTTGGAGGACGCGGACGCGGACCCCGCGGCGGaggccaagaagaggaagggCTCGTCGGCGCTGAGGGACCTCGCCAGGGGCGGTGCTggcaaggagaagaaggagaagaagagaaggagggaggacgACGGGAGGGGGAGGGACAGTGGGATGGCGAGGGAGAAGCGGGGGtcaggaggaggggggaggggtggcggcggggaggtccAGGATGATGGAGAGAGGGAGATCCAGGAGCTCTGGGATACCATTGCCGGTGGTGACTCGGAG GATGACCAAGAAGGCGTTAGAACTGTAGATGATGATAATTTCATTGATGACACTGGGGTTGATCCAGCTGATCGGTATGGTAGTGATAATGAGCGGCATTCTCCTGGACGCTATGCACAG GCTGAGGAGGGTGAGGAGGATGACGAAATTGAGCGACTCTTTAAGGGTAataataagaagaagaagaatgatcGCCCACGTGCAGATATTGGTCTTATAGTGGAACAATTCATTGCTGAGTTTGAGgtagcagctgaagaagatgcaAACTTGAACAGGCAATCAAAACCAGCCATTAACAAACTTGTGAAGCTTCCTCTGCTCATAGATGTTCTCTCCAA GAAGAATCTTCAGCAGGAATTTCTTGATCATGGAGTTCTCACACTTCTAAAAAATTGGCTCGAGCCGTTGCCTGATGGAAGCATGCCAAACATGAATATTCGATCTGCTGTGCTGAAATTATTAGCTGAT TTTCCAATTGACCTGGAACAACATGACAGAAGAGAGCAGCTTAAGAAAAGTGGTCTGGGAAAG GTCATTATGTTTTTGTCCAAATCCGATGAGGAGACTACTGCAAATAGGAAATTAGCTAAGGAGCTGGTTGACAAATGG agtcGACCAATATTCAACAAGAGCACAAGATTTGAGGATATGAGGAGATATGATGATGAAAGAGCACCTTACAGGCGGCCACAAATGAAGAA GCCTTCGTCAAGTAGCTCTGGAATGGAATCTAGAGATGATGATCTTGATGCTGACTTCTCACA ACGCAAGTCTGGGCAAAGTAGTTCAAGGCAGCATGCTTCTAGGCCAGAAGCCTCGCCTTTGGACTTTGTCATTCGTCCACAATCCAAAATTGATCCTGAGCAGATACGGGCTCGTGCTAAGCAGGCTGTCCAAGACCAGCGCCGGCTGAAG ATGAACAAGAAATTGCAGCAGCTGAAAGCGCCCAAGAAGAAAAACCTTCAGGCGTCGAAGCTCAGTGTGGAAGGCCGTGGGATGGTCAAGTACCTGTAG